The Exiguobacterium mexicanum genome includes a window with the following:
- a CDS encoding DeoR/GlpR family DNA-binding transcription regulator has translation MSLIGEERKQKIVEWIEREGKVKTSELIERLNVSGESIRRYLEELEKEHRIKRVYGGAVLHQSVSFQPMMISNMDGIRRIAYTAFQLVEDDTLLYIGHGVAPEQVAARLRGRNLTVVTPSLMAAKALFEQRAKGVFTGDIQLLGGTIDPKHLVTVGEHVLQQLKTYMFDMAIFSVEGVDPSLGLTCDAHGLSTVTQAVLDQSRQCFLLADHTQFNQQKRYRVSDFSKVTTIISDFPEPADWKRALAEHEVEWRFAP, from the coding sequence GTGTCTTTAATTGGAGAAGAACGTAAGCAAAAGATTGTGGAATGGATTGAACGAGAAGGCAAAGTGAAGACGAGTGAGTTGATTGAACGGTTGAACGTCTCTGGGGAGTCGATCCGCCGCTACTTAGAAGAACTTGAAAAAGAACATCGCATCAAACGGGTGTATGGCGGGGCGGTGCTGCATCAAAGCGTATCGTTCCAACCGATGATGATTTCAAACATGGACGGGATTCGTCGCATCGCCTATACGGCGTTTCAGCTCGTCGAGGATGATACCCTCCTTTACATCGGTCATGGGGTCGCCCCGGAACAAGTCGCCGCGAGACTTCGCGGACGAAATTTGACGGTCGTCACACCGTCACTCATGGCGGCAAAGGCCCTCTTCGAGCAACGGGCCAAAGGCGTCTTCACGGGGGACATCCAACTGCTCGGCGGCACGATTGATCCGAAGCATCTCGTCACCGTCGGCGAACACGTCTTGCAGCAGTTAAAGACGTACATGTTTGACATGGCGATTTTCTCTGTCGAGGGGGTCGATCCCTCGCTCGGTTTGACGTGTGATGCTCACGGTCTCTCGACCGTGACGCAAGCGGTACTCGACCAAAGTAGACAATGTTTTCTACTGGCCGACCATACCCAGTTCAACCAACAAAAGCGGTATCGGGTCTCCGATTTTTCCAAGGTGACGACAATCATCTCGGATTTCCCGGAGCCCGCAGATTGGAAACGTGCGTTAGCGGAGCACGAGGTCGAATGGCGCTTCGCACCTTAA
- a CDS encoding copper homeostasis protein CutC, whose translation MIEVIVTTLKEAKQAERYGADRLELIADMRAGGTTPSFGTIRNVLEQATIPVHVMIRPHADSFVYDEADAETILADVGLCRELGADGIVFGALTNDGRIDEALLGEVIKHKGEMALTFHRAIDDAVDLMDAITVLNDFPEVDHVLTSGGQATALEGLERLSAMHDVAEMNILPGAGITADNVSQLVDRLGIDFVHVGSGVRTDGQLDDQKFNAIKETMTL comes from the coding sequence ATGATTGAAGTGATCGTGACCACATTGAAAGAAGCGAAACAGGCAGAGCGTTACGGGGCGGACCGTCTCGAATTGATTGCGGATATGCGAGCTGGCGGGACGACACCAAGTTTCGGGACGATTCGAAACGTGCTCGAACAAGCGACGATTCCGGTCCACGTCATGATTCGTCCGCATGCAGACTCATTCGTCTATGATGAAGCGGACGCGGAGACGATTTTGGCAGACGTCGGTCTGTGTCGTGAGCTCGGAGCCGATGGCATCGTGTTCGGTGCTTTGACGAATGACGGGCGCATCGATGAGGCACTGCTCGGGGAAGTGATTAAACATAAGGGCGAGATGGCATTGACGTTCCATCGGGCCATTGATGACGCGGTCGATTTGATGGACGCCATCACCGTGTTGAATGATTTCCCTGAAGTGGACCATGTGCTGACGTCTGGCGGTCAAGCGACGGCATTAGAGGGCTTAGAGCGGTTGAGCGCGATGCACGACGTCGCGGAAATGAACATCCTTCCAGGCGCTGGGATCACGGCGGACAACGTGTCCCAACTCGTCGACCGATTAGGCATTGACTTTGTCCATGTCGGTAGTGGTGTAAGGACCGATGGACAGCTAGATGACCAGAAGTTCAACGCCATCAAGGAAACGATGACACTCTAA
- a CDS encoding DUF975 family protein: protein MQSSVYKQFSLRMLSGNWGISFLAVVATMLVQAVITTQLDLESTDPSILFVSIGLLYTATVLLAPLELGRNWVFLDIAKAEKPSFGLLFEAFGSLKDYMRAVTYYAVFYLGLNVLMLFLIVPGIWFYLTYRIVPFVLRDRPELSAFGAMRESRRLMFGHKRTMLRLYASFIGWYVLVLFTGGLAYIFVQPYINTALAGLYVEIKAETEANEQPVG from the coding sequence ATGCAATCATCAGTCTATAAACAATTTTCCCTTCGGATGTTGTCCGGGAACTGGGGCATCTCGTTCCTTGCGGTCGTGGCAACGATGCTCGTTCAAGCGGTCATCACGACGCAGCTTGATTTAGAATCGACAGACCCGAGCATCCTGTTCGTCTCGATCGGTTTGCTATACACCGCGACCGTCTTGCTCGCTCCGCTAGAACTTGGCCGCAACTGGGTGTTCCTTGACATCGCCAAAGCCGAGAAACCGTCGTTCGGTCTGCTGTTCGAAGCGTTCGGTTCGCTCAAAGATTACATGCGTGCCGTCACGTATTATGCCGTCTTTTATCTCGGCTTGAACGTGCTCATGCTGTTCTTGATCGTGCCGGGAATCTGGTTCTATTTGACGTATCGGATCGTCCCGTTCGTCCTACGGGACCGGCCGGAACTATCCGCTTTCGGCGCGATGCGTGAAAGCCGCCGTCTCATGTTTGGACACAAGCGCACGATGCTTCGTCTATATGCGAGTTTCATCGGTTGGTATGTGCTCGTGTTATTCACCGGCGGATTGGCCTATATCTTCGTGCAACCTTATATCAACACGGCGCTCGCCGGACTGTACGTCGAAATCAAGGCAGAAACAGAAGCAAACGAACAACCGGTCGGCTGA
- a CDS encoding NAD(P)-dependent oxidoreductase — MKTIGFIGLGVMGQSMVRNLMKAGFEVQAYTRTKEKAADLLAEGVRWCDSVEAVCQNADAVITIVGYPSDVESLYFGDGMILQSAEPGTLVIDMTTSSPTLAERIAEAAIDRSLLPLDAPVTGGDVGAKNGTLSILVGGGEYAFTKARPLFEAMGQSIERMGYAGSGQYGKLANQIAIASIMMGNAEMLAFAKQAGLNPDQLRQTIRGGAAGSWTLENLVPRMIIEDYAPGFFIKHFIKDMKLALESADQLNIKLPSLELAHKLYSILEENGYGENGTQALIEYYMHQDV, encoded by the coding sequence ATGAAGACAATCGGATTTATCGGACTCGGTGTGATGGGTCAATCGATGGTCAGAAACTTAATGAAGGCGGGATTCGAAGTCCAAGCGTATACGCGGACGAAAGAGAAGGCGGCTGATTTATTGGCGGAAGGTGTCCGCTGGTGTGATTCGGTCGAAGCCGTCTGTCAAAACGCCGATGCCGTCATCACCATCGTTGGCTACCCGTCTGACGTCGAGAGCCTTTATTTCGGGGACGGTATGATTTTGCAGTCGGCCGAGCCGGGAACGCTCGTGATTGATATGACGACGTCTTCGCCGACGCTTGCCGAACGTATCGCTGAGGCGGCAATCGATCGCAGCTTACTCCCGCTCGACGCACCGGTCACGGGTGGCGATGTCGGTGCGAAGAACGGGACGTTGTCGATTCTCGTCGGTGGCGGCGAATACGCCTTCACGAAGGCACGACCGCTGTTCGAGGCGATGGGCCAATCGATCGAACGGATGGGCTATGCCGGGAGTGGCCAATATGGAAAGCTCGCTAATCAAATCGCAATCGCCAGCATCATGATGGGCAACGCCGAGATGCTCGCCTTTGCGAAACAAGCCGGGCTCAATCCCGATCAACTGCGCCAGACGATCCGAGGCGGCGCAGCCGGCAGCTGGACGCTCGAGAACCTTGTCCCGCGGATGATCATCGAGGACTACGCTCCTGGTTTCTTCATCAAACATTTCATCAAAGATATGAAACTTGCCCTCGAGAGCGCAGACCAGTTGAATATCAAACTGCCGAGCCTCGAGTTGGCGCATAAACTGTACTCGATCCTCGAAGAGAACGGCTACGGCGAGAACGGGACGCAGGCGCTCATCGAATACTACATGCACCAGGACGTTTGA
- a CDS encoding ABC transporter ATP-binding protein → MESTSTWQAFLRLFRVARPPKGLFIGAVLISLLQAMASLAIPLILQRVVDNWSEAALDARLVAIFVVAFLIQVVSSAISIYWLHIVGQRVVANLRTTLWEHLVALPIPFYDGVKSGDLVSRLNNDTTTLQQLLSEQSVRLLTSFVSVIGAVGILFTLDWQMTLVILFSVPTTLLIVIPLGRKLRKIAKATQHELGDLSGFFAELLGEIRLVKSQATESVEVAEGKRRIERLFGLGVREGRIQAILIPLLNVTLTAMLIAILGFGAYRVSTGALSTGSLLAFMLYLFQIITPLITMTEFITRLQKARGATERISELLAVEPEPYTAEPSTIRQSSLSFEGLTFRYGDQPVIDDVSLIVPFGATTAIVGRSGAGKTTLFALVEQFYLPSSGHIYYGDRDISTYGRNEWRQVIGYVAQDSPVLSGTVRQNILYGLTRTATEDEIRRACDMANAWSFIESMPDGLDTEIGERGVRLSGGQRQRLAIARALLRDPQILLLDEATSSLDSESERVVQEALDRLMKGRTTLVIAHRLSTVQHADQIVVLEDGGISGLGTHQELLRDNKLYERLVKQQLLGGNQL, encoded by the coding sequence ATGGAGTCCACATCCACATGGCAAGCCTTTCTACGCTTGTTCCGCGTCGCTCGACCACCGAAAGGTCTGTTCATCGGCGCTGTATTGATTTCGTTGCTCCAAGCGATGGCGTCACTCGCCATCCCGCTCATCTTGCAACGCGTCGTCGACAATTGGAGCGAGGCCGCGCTTGACGCCCGTCTCGTCGCCATCTTCGTCGTCGCGTTTCTGATTCAAGTCGTCTCGAGCGCGATTTCGATCTATTGGTTACATATCGTCGGACAACGCGTCGTCGCCAACCTGCGGACGACGTTATGGGAGCATCTCGTCGCGCTTCCGATTCCGTTCTATGACGGCGTCAAATCGGGGGATCTCGTCTCGCGGCTCAACAATGACACGACGACGTTGCAGCAGCTCTTGTCCGAACAGAGCGTCCGCTTGTTGACGTCGTTCGTCTCGGTCATCGGCGCTGTTGGCATCTTATTCACACTCGATTGGCAGATGACGCTCGTCATCTTGTTTTCGGTGCCGACGACACTCTTGATTGTCATCCCGCTCGGGCGTAAACTTCGGAAAATCGCCAAGGCGACCCAACATGAACTCGGTGACTTGTCCGGGTTTTTCGCCGAACTGCTCGGGGAGATTCGGCTCGTGAAATCACAGGCGACCGAATCCGTCGAGGTCGCAGAAGGAAAACGCCGCATCGAGCGGCTCTTCGGTCTCGGTGTGCGCGAGGGACGGATTCAAGCAATCTTGATTCCGCTCTTGAACGTCACGTTGACGGCGATGCTGATCGCCATTCTCGGCTTCGGGGCTTATCGGGTCTCGACCGGCGCCCTGTCGACCGGCTCGTTGCTCGCGTTCATGCTGTACTTGTTCCAAATCATCACGCCGCTCATCACGATGACGGAGTTTATCACCCGGCTTCAAAAAGCACGCGGGGCGACCGAAAGAATCTCGGAACTGCTCGCCGTCGAGCCGGAACCATACACGGCTGAGCCGTCGACGATTCGACAGTCGTCGCTCTCGTTCGAGGGCCTGACGTTCCGTTATGGCGACCAACCTGTGATTGACGACGTGTCCCTCATTGTCCCGTTCGGTGCCACGACAGCCATCGTCGGACGCAGCGGTGCCGGCAAGACGACACTGTTTGCCCTCGTCGAGCAGTTCTACCTTCCGTCGAGCGGTCACATCTATTACGGGGACCGGGATATCTCAACCTACGGCCGCAACGAATGGCGGCAAGTCATCGGCTACGTCGCCCAAGATTCGCCCGTCCTATCCGGGACGGTGCGGCAAAATATCTTGTACGGCTTGACCCGGACAGCGACCGAGGACGAGATTCGACGAGCCTGCGACATGGCCAACGCCTGGTCGTTCATCGAGTCGATGCCGGACGGGCTCGATACAGAGATCGGTGAGCGCGGCGTCCGCTTGTCGGGTGGTCAACGACAACGACTCGCCATTGCCCGGGCGCTGTTACGCGACCCGCAAATCTTATTGCTCGACGAGGCGACATCAAGTCTCGACTCGGAATCTGAGCGTGTCGTCCAAGAAGCGCTCGACCGGCTCATGAAAGGCCGGACGACGCTCGTCATCGCCCACCGCCTTTCGACCGTCCAACATGCCGACCAAATCGTCGTGCTCGAGGACGGCGGCATCAGCGGGCTCGGGACGCACCAAGAGTTGCTTCGGGACAACAAACTCTATGAACGACTCGTGAAACAACAACTTTTAGGAGGCAATCAATTATGA
- a CDS encoding exonuclease SbcCD subunit D codes for MKWIHTADWHLGKIVHGRHMTEEQQIILFESFLHIVDEEKPDAIVVAGDLYDRAVPPVEAVDLLDEMWRALVLERGIPVLAIAGNHDSAERLQYSSKLLTKVGLHIVGKYDPGTGPIVVNDIPFYLMPFLEPARIRYAFGDESIRTHHDALAAVVDSYGAIDARAVAVGHSFVAGGLETDSERQLSVGTAGQVAKGLYAPFGYTALGHLHNRDAIRDDRIAYSGSLMKYSFSEATHVKSVDVIEWDGTWTRRRRPLQARRDLRILTGTLNELLDPSFYQDEAVDDYLKIVLTDERALFDPMAKLRTVYPNILHLELELLRRQDQTSRFEREKLERQSVEDVYMDFFKAVHGRDADATVQRFLEGEESI; via the coding sequence ATGAAATGGATACATACGGCCGATTGGCATTTAGGTAAAATCGTCCACGGCCGCCACATGACAGAAGAACAACAAATCATTTTATTTGAATCATTTTTACACATCGTCGACGAGGAGAAGCCTGATGCCATCGTCGTCGCCGGTGATTTATATGACCGGGCCGTGCCGCCCGTCGAGGCCGTCGACTTGCTCGATGAGATGTGGCGTGCGCTCGTCCTCGAGCGGGGCATCCCCGTGCTCGCCATCGCCGGCAATCATGATTCGGCCGAGCGGCTCCAATACAGCTCCAAACTGTTGACGAAAGTCGGTCTCCATATCGTCGGGAAATATGACCCGGGAACAGGGCCGATTGTCGTGAATGACATCCCGTTTTATTTGATGCCGTTCCTCGAGCCGGCGCGCATCCGTTACGCGTTCGGCGACGAGTCGATTCGGACTCACCATGACGCGCTCGCCGCAGTCGTCGACTCTTATGGGGCGATCGACGCACGAGCGGTCGCCGTCGGCCACAGTTTCGTCGCCGGCGGACTCGAGACCGACTCCGAACGGCAACTGTCCGTCGGGACGGCCGGGCAAGTCGCCAAAGGACTATACGCGCCGTTCGGCTATACGGCGCTCGGACACCTGCATAACCGTGACGCCATTCGCGACGACCGGATCGCGTACAGCGGGTCGCTCATGAAATATTCGTTCTCCGAGGCGACGCATGTGAAATCGGTCGACGTCATCGAATGGGACGGGACGTGGACACGTCGACGTCGTCCACTTCAGGCGCGCCGTGACTTGCGCATCTTGACCGGGACGTTGAACGAGCTGCTCGATCCGTCGTTTTATCAAGACGAGGCCGTCGACGACTATTTAAAAATCGTCTTGACCGATGAACGTGCGTTATTCGACCCGATGGCGAAGTTGCGGACCGTCTATCCGAACATCTTACACCTCGAACTTGAGTTGTTGCGTCGCCAAGACCAGACGTCCCGCTTCGAACGGGAGAAGCTCGAACGGCAATCGGTCGAGGATGTATATATGGACTTCTTTAAAGCCGTCCACGGCCGCGATGCCGATGCGACGGTGCAACGCTTCTTAGAAGGGGAGGAATCGATTTGA
- a CDS encoding AAA family ATPase, with translation MRPEQLTITAFGPYAETEQIDFTQLEGRSMFVISGRTGAGKTTIFDAMTFALYGRASGTLRNASDFRSQYADPERKTEIDFSFTIRDERYWIVRQPQQPHPKNKTPIPHEAVLYEWKDAWKPIATKVNDVEQTIESLLQLSYEQFSQILLLPQNQFRQLLDSDSTKKQQILQSIFKTEAYRAFQEDWIERYGKYRKRVEWAVETTRLKLLELEDEAVEDMSTRNLPEIVTWLDAREERLLAARDSLQAQRRTGEERLEALRREVNQATVLAELMEERDVRATALQAFREATQEREERQALIQRLEQVASVSPLYQRTETVRHDIERLTRERGVSRQRDEGYTKQLEELKAEAEAITSMRQEADQATSRVNAIDEMLPYVDEWHRATRRRDDLKRQLEPLSLFSEEARLQELQATEGELAAKLEHAPAPNQLVEAERLYSQLQHQVQLEAKVAEVTERLGACERNGKEVQRQFTAQTKQVDQFVEAEHALMADTLREQLEAGEPCPVCGSLTHGHVERTGTSIDQAGHRSAIETLKRIEADLHEARADYRALKRQLDELIRERDLARLELKLDGAADAAMQHQDARVRQLRQEVEERQRMERLLRATTTELKQLETAKRVQADERQKLFEQLQTVQEQLQSMRQPDGTTLEMLQTERNQLTTRLTHIERHVGTYERRLEELNRLKWGEAERLRLLGEQLEFEDVRLSEATAELEAALEKIELTEAVFKEYRARVEQLPELRERQATELEEGVRLEHAVKALNDKIGDRPRPDLERLQEKLHEENRSFEALSEQLVTADGQLKRHRHIVAEWNALREKTDEDQRNLETVKLIADTGRGLNPQKLTFETYVQTAFFDQILHAANVHLDQMTSGQFQLERKIETARGNAKSGLELLVFDAYTGQSRRVQNLSGGEGFKASLSLALGLAEVVQQLSGGVSLETMLIDEGFGTLDAESLDQAIELLMSLQSSGRLVGVISHVQELKDRVDARIEVKKSRSGSTIQLIVE, from the coding sequence TTGAGACCGGAACAATTGACCATCACCGCCTTCGGTCCTTACGCCGAGACAGAACAAATCGATTTTACGCAGCTTGAAGGCCGTTCGATGTTCGTCATCAGCGGCCGGACCGGTGCAGGGAAGACGACGATTTTTGACGCGATGACGTTCGCGCTGTACGGCCGGGCGAGTGGGACGCTCCGAAACGCGAGTGATTTTAGAAGCCAATATGCGGACCCGGAGCGAAAGACCGAGATCGACTTTTCGTTCACGATTCGCGACGAACGATATTGGATCGTCCGCCAACCACAACAGCCGCACCCGAAAAATAAGACGCCAATCCCGCACGAGGCGGTGCTCTACGAATGGAAAGACGCTTGGAAACCGATTGCGACGAAAGTGAACGACGTCGAACAGACGATTGAATCGTTGTTGCAACTGAGCTATGAGCAGTTCAGCCAAATCTTGCTGTTGCCGCAGAACCAGTTCCGTCAGCTCCTCGATTCCGATTCGACGAAGAAGCAACAAATTCTGCAATCGATCTTCAAGACGGAGGCGTACCGTGCCTTTCAGGAAGATTGGATTGAACGTTACGGCAAATACCGCAAACGAGTCGAATGGGCGGTCGAGACGACGCGCTTAAAACTGTTGGAACTTGAAGACGAGGCCGTCGAGGACATGTCGACCCGTAACTTGCCTGAAATCGTGACGTGGCTCGACGCCCGGGAGGAGCGGCTCTTGGCGGCGAGAGACTCGCTACAGGCACAGCGCCGGACTGGTGAAGAACGGCTCGAGGCGCTGCGTCGAGAAGTGAATCAGGCGACCGTGCTCGCCGAGTTGATGGAAGAGCGGGACGTGCGCGCGACCGCGCTCCAAGCATTCCGCGAAGCGACACAGGAGCGTGAAGAACGCCAAGCGCTCATCCAACGACTTGAACAAGTGGCGAGCGTCAGCCCGCTCTATCAACGTACCGAAACGGTGCGTCACGACATCGAACGGTTGACCCGTGAACGCGGTGTATCCCGTCAACGAGACGAAGGCTACACGAAACAGCTGGAAGAGTTGAAGGCAGAAGCAGAAGCCATCACATCCATGCGCCAGGAGGCAGATCAAGCCACAAGTCGCGTCAATGCGATTGACGAGATGTTGCCCTACGTCGACGAATGGCACCGGGCCACGAGACGTCGGGATGACTTGAAACGCCAGTTGGAGCCGCTCAGCCTGTTCTCAGAAGAAGCGCGTCTCCAGGAGCTACAAGCGACTGAAGGCGAACTTGCGGCTAAGCTGGAACACGCACCGGCCCCAAACCAACTCGTCGAGGCCGAACGGCTGTATAGTCAGCTCCAACATCAGGTTCAGCTCGAGGCGAAAGTGGCAGAGGTCACGGAACGACTCGGTGCCTGTGAACGCAACGGGAAGGAAGTCCAGCGACAATTCACTGCCCAGACGAAACAAGTCGACCAATTCGTCGAGGCCGAGCATGCACTCATGGCCGACACGCTGCGCGAGCAACTCGAAGCGGGGGAACCTTGTCCGGTCTGCGGTTCATTGACCCACGGACACGTGGAGCGAACGGGGACGTCCATCGACCAAGCCGGTCATCGCTCAGCCATCGAGACGCTGAAACGAATCGAGGCCGACCTCCATGAAGCACGGGCGGATTATCGGGCGCTCAAACGCCAACTCGATGAGCTGATCCGTGAACGTGATCTCGCTCGACTCGAATTGAAGCTCGATGGTGCGGCTGACGCTGCGATGCAACACCAAGACGCCCGCGTCCGGCAGTTGCGTCAAGAAGTCGAAGAACGACAACGGATGGAGCGTCTCTTGCGCGCGACCACGACCGAATTGAAGCAACTCGAGACGGCGAAGCGTGTGCAGGCAGATGAACGACAGAAGTTGTTCGAACAGCTCCAGACCGTCCAAGAGCAGCTTCAGTCGATGCGTCAACCGGATGGGACGACGTTAGAAATGTTGCAGACCGAGCGGAATCAGCTCACGACGCGACTCACTCACATCGAACGGCACGTGGGGACGTATGAACGTCGGCTTGAAGAATTGAATCGATTGAAGTGGGGGGAAGCGGAGCGACTCCGTCTCCTTGGTGAGCAACTCGAGTTCGAGGATGTTCGTCTTTCCGAAGCGACGGCTGAACTGGAGGCTGCTCTCGAGAAGATTGAGTTGACTGAAGCTGTGTTCAAGGAGTATCGTGCGCGCGTCGAGCAACTGCCCGAGCTGCGCGAACGCCAAGCGACCGAGCTGGAGGAAGGTGTCCGGCTCGAACACGCCGTCAAGGCGCTGAACGATAAAATCGGGGACCGTCCGCGACCAGACCTTGAACGACTCCAGGAGAAGTTGCACGAGGAGAACCGTTCGTTCGAAGCGCTGTCCGAACAACTCGTGACGGCGGACGGGCAATTGAAACGTCATCGTCACATCGTAGCCGAATGGAACGCGCTTCGGGAGAAGACGGATGAAGATCAACGGAATCTGGAGACGGTCAAGTTGATCGCCGACACCGGTCGAGGACTGAATCCGCAAAAGTTAACGTTCGAGACGTACGTGCAGACGGCGTTCTTCGATCAAATTCTCCATGCGGCCAACGTCCATCTCGATCAAATGACGAGCGGACAGTTCCAATTGGAGCGGAAAATCGAGACGGCGAGAGGAAATGCCAAGTCCGGTCTCGAACTATTAGTCTTTGACGCCTATACGGGTCAGTCACGCCGCGTCCAAAACCTGTCGGGTGGGGAAGGGTTCAAAGCATCATTGTCGCTCGCCCTTGGACTCGCCGAAGTCGTCCAGCAACTGAGTGGCGGGGTCAGCCTTGAGACGATGCTCATCGATGAGGGGTTCGGGACACTCGACGCTGAATCGCTCGACCAAGCGATCGAGCTTCTCATGTCGCTCCAATCGAGCGGGCGGCTCGTCGGGGTCATCAGTCACGTTCAGGAATTAAAGGACCGGGTCGACGCCCGGATTGAAGTCAAAAAATCAAGGAGCGGGTCGACGATCCAGCTCATCGTGGAGTGA
- a CDS encoding aminoglycoside N(3)-acetyltransferase gives MKHIETKTSLVAHLQDAGVKPGDILFVHTSLSKLGWVCGGAQTVIEALQDTVGPDGLIMMATQSSDNSDPAEWEAPPVPVEWWPTIREEMPAYDQEKTPTRGMGRVPELFRTYPNVFRSDHPMWSVAAWGNGAEEIVAGHTLEVGFGPGSPIERMIERNAKILHLGSPLDATTLWHYAEYGIDGPVKSFGCALYEDGARVWKTFDHTDVNSDPFGPIGENIVRRADVTTFHIAEATCYVIPSETWEPVQHALIALRSWLR, from the coding sequence ATGAAACATATCGAAACGAAAACAAGTTTAGTTGCCCACTTACAGGATGCCGGCGTCAAGCCGGGGGACATCCTATTCGTCCACACGTCCTTATCAAAGCTCGGATGGGTATGTGGCGGGGCTCAGACCGTCATCGAGGCGCTCCAAGATACGGTCGGTCCGGACGGGCTGATCATGATGGCGACCCAGAGCAGTGATAATTCAGACCCGGCTGAATGGGAAGCCCCACCCGTCCCAGTCGAGTGGTGGCCAACGATCCGGGAGGAAATGCCGGCGTATGACCAGGAAAAGACACCGACTCGAGGCATGGGCCGTGTCCCGGAACTGTTCCGTACGTATCCGAACGTGTTTCGGAGCGATCATCCGATGTGGTCGGTCGCTGCGTGGGGGAATGGTGCCGAGGAGATCGTGGCAGGACATACACTTGAAGTCGGTTTTGGGCCGGGTTCGCCAATCGAACGCATGATCGAGCGTAATGCAAAAATCCTACATCTCGGTTCACCCCTCGATGCGACGACGTTATGGCATTATGCCGAGTATGGAATTGACGGACCGGTGAAGTCGTTTGGGTGCGCGCTTTATGAGGACGGGGCGCGGGTGTGGAAGACATTCGACCATACGGATGTCAACAGTGACCCGTTCGGTCCAATCGGTGAAAATATCGTTCGACGTGCCGATGTGACGACGTTTCACATTGCGGAGGCGACGTGTTACGTCATTCCGTCTGAGACATGGGAACCGGTACAACATGCGTTAATCGCTTTACGGAGTTGGCTCCGATGA
- a CDS encoding alpha/beta hydrolase, with translation MNRWVKYIGVATGVLLLIVFLAVVGISAHIGDQLTSPERETLTYTPKTLGVKYENVTIEAEDGHDLYGWWIPHPTPRATIVFAHGYGKNREQSDLPLKELIPEFHEQGYQFLTFDFRGSGISEGDRVTVGAKEQADLASAIAYAKERSDGPIVLYGVSMGAATALSAADETDVAAVIADSPFSDLRGYLETNLPVWSDLPNFPFTPVIMTVTPWFTGLDADVVKPIDDIAQIEAPVLLIHSEGDDAIPVSESEQLAEAGEEVELWVTENDGHVQSHRSFQTEYRQKVFGFLEKVL, from the coding sequence ATGAATCGTTGGGTTAAATATATAGGGGTGGCGACCGGTGTGTTGCTTCTCATCGTGTTTCTCGCCGTCGTGGGCATCTCGGCCCACATCGGCGATCAGTTGACGTCGCCCGAACGTGAGACGTTGACGTATACGCCGAAGACGTTAGGTGTCAAATACGAGAATGTGACCATCGAAGCCGAGGATGGTCACGATTTGTACGGGTGGTGGATCCCGCACCCGACACCGCGCGCAACGATCGTGTTCGCACATGGTTATGGGAAGAACCGCGAGCAGTCCGATTTGCCGCTCAAAGAATTGATTCCGGAGTTTCATGAACAAGGATATCAGTTCTTGACGTTCGATTTTCGTGGGTCAGGCATCTCGGAAGGTGACCGTGTGACGGTCGGGGCGAAAGAACAAGCGGATCTCGCTTCCGCAATCGCCTATGCGAAAGAACGCTCGGACGGTCCAATCGTCTTATACGGGGTGTCGATGGGCGCGGCGACGGCGTTGTCTGCGGCTGATGAGACCGACGTGGCCGCTGTGATTGCCGATAGTCCGTTCAGTGACCTCCGGGGCTACCTCGAGACAAACTTGCCTGTATGGAGTGATTTACCGAACTTTCCGTTCACACCGGTCATTATGACGGTGACGCCGTGGTTCACGGGTCTCGATGCCGATGTGGTCAAGCCGATTGACGATATCGCTCAAATCGAGGCGCCGGTGTTGTTGATTCATAGTGAGGGCGATGATGCCATCCCTGTGAGCGAGAGTGAACAATTGGCCGAGGCCGGGGAGGAAGTCGAACTGTGGGTGACCGAGAATGATGGGCACGTGCAGTCGCATCGCTCGTTCCAAACCGAGTATCGTCAAAAAGTATTCGGATTTTTAGAGAAGGTATTATAA